gaagttggggggaatcaccgcagctctgatagctctgctgaagcactctggacctgagacatgcaaCCTGTTGCTGATTTGCAGATCTCTGTCATGGCCCTCTCGGTGatctctgtttctgtcgaccaagccctgcacgagaatagatctcgcatcaaagcctggctccttggggtcgactggaatacctcgTCCGACACTGTGAGGGCATCTGTCTTCATgtggccgaggcacgtatgacccacttcTTGGAGGAGGCGTGAGCACTCGACGATGATCATCGCGATCGgctcgacgatcatactgctctcggtttctgtactgatcacgtcgatctccacgtccctcacgcctcgggggcgatcttgggctatgggccgattGAACTGTGTCTGCGACcatggatctgctatggatcctattccgtgactgagaTACGACCGTATTCTGCtcccccgctgcccggagcaaggctctgatctgcaccagacctcggccaacttctgattgggaaggttggatcgactctgctatccgggcagcagctgctagattctggatcggggttcggtatacctgaatCGGAGGTGTAAAAAGAtggcgtcgactggactcaggagcacgttgtcgagcgcgatcgtcgagtgcgcgctggaggttctccagttgagcgcgctcagccaggttggccaagcgcgcctgctccaaggcctaggcctcaggggtttctccaactataggagtatgcagtgcatccatgttccggcggcgaagttcctccctctgctgcgaggataggggttcggggcggtactcctcgtgaacgcgcgacggatcgccgttccCGTCGCCTCCGTCTTCATGGTTGAAGCTAGGAgggctgcgtggtccattgaccatcaggacttccgccgccgggtcgctgctgtcgcactcggatgcggtctctacggagccagtcgacagatcgaacaggccgtagagagtttcgtcgggctcgatcgccgcgacttgaggggtggccgactggcgggccatcgcacgcttcacccaccgctgaagcctcgaccgaccggagcatttgctccggcgggccgcagggagggggaaagctgctggagtcgactgatactgggtcgacggctgccgcaggaggacaccgcggacgcacgcgcaaaagtgcgtcgccccgcgggcggggagcgcgtcagcgtcgagtggagcctcctgaagccaagcggagtcgtcggcgacaaacacgagcgcgccgagacggatctcacggccctcagccaaacctccgcctggaaccatgatgaaggggatcgaaaaaattgcaacttctccaacaagtcgctaagacacctgccccatgatgggcgccaactgtcgtggttctaagactgaaagtagaataggggggtaggaatgtagaggcaagatcctagctatggaggagttgtacgcacgagttttacgagttcaaccccttctcggaggaagtaacagccctacgtctcggagctcggaggcggtcgactgaatatatgcgtgtgaattacagaaagtgcgaacccttgtcccagaggagggggtggcttatatagagtgcgccaggaccccagctcccctccgttacacaaggttcaatgcccataaaggaggagcgttactggtaacgtctgaagtaaagtgttgtaaatgctcataaagctatggtttaaaccctgaccgttgcagagtggaaggtttctcatcttctggtggtcgagtgtcttcaaggtggtcgagtgagcacatcttcatggttgagtggatgatggtttctcttcgagtGCTTCTAATTCCTTGTAGAGATGTCCTTgaggagggtatgttggacagatccatgaccctaccctacaTATATAGCTTCATCACTGGGCCCACTTGAAATTAGCGTAAGCTCAGTCCCAGCGAGGCGTATCAGCACCTTTGTCAATGTCTTGAAGAAAACTCTTCATTTATGGCAGTTCTAAAAACTACAAGCTGTTTGAAAAATCAAAACATCCAAATGTCACCTTTGCAACCAACTGTATGATCACATAGAGTCTAAAGTACACACATCTGTAGAACATTTGTAATGAGTTCTATTGCGACGAAATTAAGCTGTCCCGACAGGGGCAACCTAGTTCTTCTTGAAAGTGATGTTGTACCAGTGATCCATGTACAACGCTCCTTGCAAAGATGGGCGGTCATCAAGCCATCATCGTCGGAGCCGTCAATGGCCCTTCCGCCGAGCATGTCCTGCATGGTGATCTCGTGGGAAATACCCTTTGGTTGTTGGATGTATATACACCTCATATGAATTATTATTCTTGATgattaaagaaaaagtcaaaaaagTTTGGAAGTTTTTTGTACAATAAATTTGACTTGTGTGTACGTAGGAGTAGCATTGCTCGGGTGAGTATTTATAGGGGCAACTTGACAATCAGCACATTATCGAAAGGTCTGGAATGAATCCTGAAAAATTGCAAGATATCACTGTTTTTGTAACAATTCATGGTTCGGTGGGACAAACGACTTGACTCATGTTTCTTGACTATGAAGGCCGATGACTTGACTTCTATTCCTTTCCCGTTTGCCCGCTACAGACGTAGACAAGTTAATTAattttcttctaccattaatatcAATTTGTAAGATGGATTAGGCGGCAGGTAATATCGTAGAGTTTGCAGTGGAGCCGGGGCACTTGACTTGTACGGCCCAGTCCTCCTAGACACCAAGTCACCAACAACAGACACAATGACAAGTACATACAACAATAGGGAATACCATTTCATAAAAGAAAAACAATAGGGAATAGCGCAAGTCTAGCTTTTCTGACTCACGCTGTCCTCCGGCGGCTCTcttccgccggcgacctcggtcatcagtggtgaggggggtcgccggattcACGCGTGTGGATCATGTTTAGACTCTTGTAGTTTAGGTTTTTAGATTGTTCATCGTCATGGCTTCGGCATCGGCAATGATGACGCTGAATAAAGATTCCTTTGATCCTATTTTGACAAGGCGATCGGTCCTATGGTTTGGGATGGTTCTGAAAACCAGTCTATTCAAATAAGGATGGCGTTGCGGCGGCAgtatcctcgtggtggacctatgtcctcgggctccgccgttgcgatggTTTTTactccagcgtcggcgcggagcttgggaggtaatCCATGAGCGGAtgtagattgtggtctgcatcggctGTATCTAGAAGATGATGGATCGTGTGCTGGGTTTGTGGTCCGTGGATGGCAGATATGATTTTCTTCTTCAACGTCTTAGTCatggtgccagatctggagttcgatgatgtgtccggggtgttgccccggtctaatCGTTCAACAGTAATGGTTTCGTCTTTGGCGAGCCATCTTGGATGTCCGCAAAGTTGCATATCAGCATTGGAGACGTGTCGAGCTCAGGTGTGAAGGCAAGCTCAGAGGATTCTTCCAGTTTTGCCAGATTGGTATGTACGCAACTTATACCATAATCTTTTGATATAACCGAGAcgcgtattaccatgcaaaaaagtaTATACAACATTTCCAATGACATTCGGGTTACACACACTCTTGCTCTTCTTTTTCATATAACCGCCTCCTATCGCCATgttgccccggccatccctctagtccCGGTGAGGGTCAGTTTTTTCAGGCGAACTTGCATCACTCCTAtatcctaagatagataatggggtagcCTTCTTCGATAACCCTTCTTCACGCGAAATGAACTGACCCAAATTCTAAATACGGCGACTTACATTTAGTTATTGTAACTATTTATTGCCACGAACTAAGGCCCAGTTTTTTTGGCTCAATTCTGAAGAATTACTGGCCGGAGAATCACAATCGCAAAAGAACTCGTTTCTTCCCCAGGAATCATCCGAGAATTATCAGAATCGCTAGTGTATTTGAGAATCATGGAAACTCGGCAATTCTGGCAATTCTAGCCGGGCCCTTAAAAGAAAATTGTTCGGTTTGAACTACTACCCCAATTGGGGACTCAAATTACAGCCAATATGTCACCGGGCCAGCCCCACCGAGCGACCTCATACAACAATTACATGTTAAAATTACAAAAAAGAACTGGACAGACAATTCTGTGGGCAGACGATTCTGCGGGCAATTTCCAGAATCACAATTCTCCAGAATTATAGGacgaaaagaactggcccttaagcTGTCCCGACACGGCCGGGAGGCAACCTAGTACTTCTTGAAAGTGATGCTGTACCAGTGATCCATGTACAGCGTCTCCCTGCAGAGATGGACGGTCATCGAGCCATCCTCATCGGAGCCGCCGCTGGCCCTCCCGCCGAGCACGTCCTGCACGGTGACATTCGGCGGGCTCCGGCAGTAGCCGTACGACTGCAGCCTCCTGCCGTTCACGGGGAGGAGCTCGAGCAGGACGCCGACGTGAAGCGGCCGCCGCTCGCACCGCGCGAGGGCCGCCAGCATGCGGCGCCAGAACGGTGCGTCGCCGAGGTTGGCCCCGAGCAGCCCACCCAGCACCCTGGCGTCGAGGTACGTGCGGTCGAGCCGCTCGCAGATCTCCCGGCCGACCGCCGCGGCCCGAGGGTGGTCCCTGGGGTCCGCACCGCCGCCGAACGCGAACGCCTTGAAGTAGTACCAGTACTCCTCCATCGGGGCCTTGCccagcaccaccggctccgccgcCGTGCTCATGTCCCGGGCGAGGTCGGCGTCGCGGCACGTGAAGATGAGTTTGCAGTCGCCCGCGCCCGTGGTGGTCGACGATGCGAGCTCGCGCCAGGCCGACGCGTCGACCGGCCAGGCGTCGTCGAACACGAGGAGCGATCGGCCTTCCCGCGGCTCGCTGATGATGCGGCGCACGCCGGCGAGATACTCCGGTCCGTCGCTCTCCCACGCGGTCTGCCCCGGCTGGCCTCCCGCCTTCACGACTTCTGGCGTCTCGAACCACTCGACGCGCGCAAAGTGGCCCCGCACGCGCTCGTCCCCACAGGCGTGCTTGACGACCGTGGTCTTCCCGACCTTCTTGGCGCCGACGACGGCGAGCGCGCTCAGGTATCCGCCATGTTGCTGCAGGAGGAAGTCGACGATGCGCTCCGTCTCGACGTGCCGTCCGAACACGCAGCGGTCCATGTACAGCGTCGTCCGCACCGCCCGGTGCACTTTGCGCGGGTACCCCTGGACGAGAAGCACGAACTCCCTCGTGCAGTCGTGCGTCAGGCCCTCCAGCTCTTCGCTGGCGGCCGCCAACCTCTGCATCGACCTACCGTCGTTGTCCCCGGCGCCAGCGCCAGCTCCCCAGATCAGGCTCGTGATGCGGGAACGCTTCGCCCTGTTGAACGGCgagagcagcgcgagcgagcggCGCCGGACGATGTGGTCACCGTCGTCGTCCGTGGCGTCGGCGTCATGGGCGTCGTCGAGGTCGGCCGCCTCGAGGGCGAAGCGGGCGCGGTACATGCCCTCGGTGAGGACCTTGAGGTGGCCGAGCAGTTGGTGGTTGTTGATGTGCCGCCCTTCCGCCTCCTCGACCATGCTGCCAATACTGCCAAGCAACCGCTCCAGCCGCCGGCGGTGCGCGTCCCTGGCGCCACCGTCGGTCGGCCGGCGAAGGCCGTCTAGCAGGGAGGAGAAGATGCGGCCAAGGATCTCGGACAGCGCCGCCTGAACGACAACTTCCTTGGCGAAGTCCATTCCCGTTTTACTGTGCAAACAACGTGAATGAATATCAGTGTGGTGGTCTGCCTCCCGTAAATCTGTGAAAACCACTCGTTATCTCACGACGTAAAGTTTGGCCGTACAAACAAGTAGATCAGCTCGACGGTTAGCAACGATGACTTGGGGATTCTCCACAACTTTCGAGACATATATAGCTGTCAAAATGCTAAAAATCTGATACTCTCTTTGATTCATACtacttgtcgctcaaatgaatGCATCTAGAAAATATCAGATTTTAAAGAATTCTAAGCGAACGGCCTCTTGCATGTCTTTTCCAAATGCATCCTTTGGGTGAACTATGAGATAACGATAGTAATTGGTTCACTCAGGAACCATTTTGGAAAGAAAAAAACGTAGCATTTTAAGTCAACCCAACACGGCAAAACCTAATTAAGCATGGCAATATTCAATATCTTGTTTATTTGGCTTACAATTCTCCATGCTGCAATCATGGTAAATCCTTGAAACGCATGAGAATTACTCTGCAGTGCGACAATTTTATAACAATATTTTATGCAACTAGACCATTTTAAATTTAGAACATGGCAAATTCTTATGTAATAGCACGACcattagtagaaaaagggtcaaacgtgaagcacattagtgccggtttgaattagagacggcactaatgtgtacattagtgccggttcgtggcggcgatcaatagtaccAGTTCgttgcgaacctttagtaccggttcgtaccacgaaccggtactaaagaggctgtgtcagcctgcggtcaggctatggccccaccatcatcatttagtgccggttcgtaccacgaaccgttACTAAAGAGGTTATGGCAagttgtttttagtcccacctcgcgaagagagagggactaggagcggtttataagccctgagtgcagagacgatgaagaagaggctcaatgctcatgttgcttagcttcaagccttcaggaatatggtagaTTGCACGAAgttatgcgcagtgcagtttacactattccgaaaggcttgaagcaaattaacgagcattgcacctcttttttatttttaataacttattacaacttcggacttcttctgttatgaaaaactaattgcacgtcggcatttctttttttttaaatttggttataactccagattttgaccatcaagttttacagaaaagaaaaaatagcagaaaagaaaaaaactatagctaaaaagaaaaaaaactatataaaaaactactcagaaataaatagaacaaaataaatatagcagaaaagaaaaaactactcagaaataaatagaagaacaaataaagcagactagatgaaaaactattcacaaaaaaatagaagaaaataaatataacagaaaagaaaaaattatacaaaaaactacgcagaaataaatagaagaaaataaagcagaaaagaaaaaaactataaaaaaattggggcgctgccctgtgggcctgctaggccatgggagtgcaattacaggccttaaaggcccagcagactcacagggcagcgcgcagaatttaggcccacaagcctgctatatagaggagttcgaagaggtagccgcggctgggtttataaaccagtgcggctgcccttcgcccggcgaggtgggactaaactttagggtggcagcgcgaggcctttagtaccggttggtagctccaaccggtactaaagaccaccctttagtaccggttggagccatcaaccggtactaaaggcctgctcttcccgcctcttggcctggccaaagttggcctttagtaccggttggagcatATATACTGCACTTACGAAAATTTAGTTAGATCTCCCCACTtctttcgtctccaacctctcgcgCGCCGCTCGAACCCGTCGTCGCTgcccgtcgcccgtcgtcgtcgtcgccgcccgtcgccgtctcgcgccgccgccccgaacgccgcaCGCCGCCGTCCGTCGTCATCCCGCCGCGGTCCCGTACGTCTCTCGCTCTCGCGTACCCGCCGCGccgtcgtccgtcgtcgtcgcacccggccccgtacgccgccgcccccgctcatacgtacgccgccgcccccgctcatacgtacgccgccgcccccgctcgtacgtacggggcggcggcgtacggggccgcacacatacacacatatacacacacatat
The sequence above is drawn from the Triticum aestivum cultivar Chinese Spring chromosome 7A, IWGSC CS RefSeq v2.1, whole genome shotgun sequence genome and encodes:
- the LOC123153575 gene encoding disease resistance protein RGA2, with translation MDFAKEVVVQAALSEILGRIFSSLLDGLRRPTDGGARDAHRRRLERLLGSIGSMVEEAEGRHINNHQLLGHLKVLTEGMYRARFALEAADLDDAHDADATDDDGDHIVRRRSLALLSPFNRAKRSRITSLIWGAGAGAGDNDGRSMQRLAAASEELEGLTHDCTREFVLLVQGYPRKVHRAVRTTLYMDRCVFGRHVETERIVDFLLQQHGGYLSALAVVGAKKVGKTTVVKHACGDERVRGHFARVEWFETPEVVKAGGQPGQTAWESDGPEYLAGVRRIISEPREGRSLLVFDDAWPVDASAWRELASSTTTGAGDCKLIFTCRDADLARDMSTAAEPVVLGKAPMEEYWYYFKAFAFGGGADPRDHPRAAAVGREICERLDRTYLDARVLGGLLGANLGDAPFWRRMLAALARCERRPLHVGVLLELLPVNGRRLQSYGYCRSPPNVTVQDVLGGRASGGSDEDGSMTVHLCRETLYMDHWYSITFKKY